One genomic segment of Microbacterium maritypicum includes these proteins:
- a CDS encoding VOC family protein, which yields MQITSFYPVLMVDDVATAARFYREELGFEVVFEADWYVSLRIDGGELAILDRAHETIPEGFREPVRGLLLNVEVPDAASEHARLVGEQGLPERLPLRDEDFGQRHFIVEAPGGVLIDVIEPIEPSPEFAAAYA from the coding sequence ATGCAGATCACGAGCTTCTATCCGGTGCTGATGGTGGACGATGTCGCCACCGCCGCGCGCTTCTATCGCGAGGAGCTCGGCTTCGAGGTGGTGTTCGAGGCCGACTGGTACGTGAGCCTGCGCATCGACGGTGGTGAGCTTGCGATCCTCGACCGGGCGCACGAGACGATTCCGGAGGGCTTCCGCGAGCCCGTGCGCGGTCTGCTGCTGAACGTCGAGGTGCCGGATGCGGCTTCCGAGCATGCGCGACTGGTGGGGGAGCAGGGTCTTCCTGAGCGACTGCCCCTTCGAGACGAGGACTTCGGGCAGCGGCACTTCATCGTCGAGGCGCCCGGCGGCGTGTTGATCGACGTGATCGAGCCGATCGAGCCGTCGCCGGAGTTCGCGGC
- a CDS encoding TetR/AcrR family transcriptional regulator, with amino-acid sequence MARASAADAAETARRILETAASHFAAQGYGAASVDEIARASAVTRGAVYHHYTSKPLLFAAVAAEQQRIVADAIVTATADSTPDTALRDGSHAFLDAITRGAASRVLLIDGPAVLGWEEWRRLDGEGPEQELRTGLREAGVSPALLGPLTAALSGAMNELALWLVARPDDDDARTDAHAALDRLLNAVAPRS; translated from the coding sequence ATGGCCCGAGCATCCGCGGCCGACGCCGCCGAGACTGCACGACGCATTCTCGAGACCGCCGCGTCCCACTTCGCCGCGCAGGGATACGGGGCAGCGTCCGTCGACGAGATCGCCCGCGCATCTGCGGTGACCCGTGGAGCCGTCTATCACCACTACACGTCGAAGCCGCTGCTGTTCGCCGCCGTCGCCGCGGAGCAGCAGCGGATCGTCGCCGATGCGATCGTCACAGCCACCGCCGACAGCACCCCGGACACCGCGCTCCGCGACGGCAGCCACGCGTTCCTCGACGCCATCACCCGGGGAGCGGCGTCGCGCGTGCTGCTCATCGACGGTCCTGCCGTTCTGGGGTGGGAGGAGTGGCGCCGACTCGACGGAGAGGGACCGGAGCAGGAGCTGCGCACCGGCCTGCGCGAGGCCGGCGTCTCCCCCGCCCTCCTGGGCCCGCTCACCGCGGCGCTGTCCGGGGCGATGAACGAACTGGCCCTCTGGCTCGTCGCCCGCCCGGACGACGACGACGCGCGAACGGATGCGCACGCGGCGCTCGATCGCCTCCTGAATGCCGTGGCGCCGCGGAGCTGA